Part of the Caballeronia sp. SL2Y3 genome is shown below.
CAGGCAAACTTCATCAAGGAGAAATTCGGCATTCCGCAGATCTCCACCGGCGACATGCTGCGCGCCGCCGTGAAAGCGGGCTCGCCGCTCGGCGTCGAGGCGAAGCGCTACATGGACGCGGGCGAACTCGTGCCGGACCTGCTCATCATCAATCTGGTGAAGGAGCGGCTGCGGGAAAGCGACTGCGCCAACGGTTATCTGTTCGACGGCTTTCCGCGCACCATTCCGCAGGCGGAAGCCATGAAGAGCGCGGGCGTCGTGATCGACTATGTGCTTGAAATCGACGTGCCCTTCAACGAAATCATCACCCGCATGAGCGGGCGTCGCGTGCATGCGCCGTCGGGGCGCACGTATCACGTCACGTTCAATCCGCCGAAGAACGACATGGTGGACGACGTGACCGGCGAGCCGCTGATCCAGCGTGAGGACGACAAGGAAGGGACCGTGCGCAAGCGTCTGGACGTGTACGACGCGCAGACGAAGCCGCTCATCGCGTATTACAACGACTGGGCGAAGTCGGGCGCGACCGAAGACGGCCTGAAGGCGCCGCAATACCGGCGCATTTCGGGTTCCGGCAGTGTCGATGAAATCCGCGATCGCGTGTTCGCTGCGCTGAAGTAAGGCAGCCGAGCATCCAAGAAACCCGCTCCGAACGAGCGGGTTTTTTTATGCGCGCTCGCGGCAACGCGTTGGCTACAATCGACGCGTCGCCCGCGAGGGCCACACTACAAGGAGAAGACACATGGAGATGAAGGACAACGTCGTGTTGATCACGGGCGGCGCGTCGGGTCTGGGCGCGGCGACCGCGCGCGTCGTCGCGGGCAATGGCGGCAAGCCCGTGATCGCCGACATGAACGAAGCTGCGGGCGAAGCGCTTGCGCGTGAATTGTCCGGCGTGTTCGTGAAGTGCGACGTGAGCCGCGAAGACGACGGACAGCGCGCCGTCGATGCCGCGACGAAGCTCGGCACGCTGCGCGGCCTCGTGAACTGCGCAGGCATCGCGCCGGCATCGAAGACGGTCGGGCGCGACGGCCCTCACCCGCTCGATCTGTTCAGCAAGGTCGTCGCGGTCAATCTGATCGGCACGTTCAACATGATCCGGCTCGCGGCCAACGCGATGTCGAAGAACGAGCCGAACGGCGGGGGCGAACGCGGCGTGATTGTGAATACGGCGTCGGTCGCGGCATTCGACGGGCAAATCGGGCAGGCGGCGTATGCGGCGTCCAAAAGCGGCGTCGTAGGCATGACGCTGCCGGTCGCACGCGATCTCGCGCGCAGCGGCATTCGCGTGATGACGATTGCGCCGGGCATCTTCGAAACGCCGATGCTGCTCGGCATGCCGCCCGACGTGCAGACGGCGCTCGGCGCGATGGTGCCGTTCCCTTCGCGCTTCGGCAAGCCGGACGAATTCGCGATGCTGGTCAAGCAGATCTTCGACAACCCGATGCTCAACGGCGAAGTGATCCGCCTCGACGGCGCAATCCGCATGCAGCCGAAATAAGCGCGCCCCTTGAATCTCGGCTCAGTCGCCGTTTTCCTGCGTGCGCAGTCGCAGATCGTGCAGCTCGGACTCGACGACGGTGGCATCCACCGCGTCGGGGCGGTCTTCCAGATAGCGCTCAAGGTCTTCGAGCGCCGGGCGCAAATAGTCGAGCCGCGCGTACGCGAAGCCGCGATCGCGCACTTCCTCGATGCTGTCCGGCAGCGCGATCACCAGCCGCTGCTGCACGGCAAGCAGACGCTGCCAACGCTCCGTCTGAAGATAGATGCTCTTGAGGTTGCGCAGCATCCGCGCGACGATTTCGCGGCGCGTCGCGGGCTGCAACAGCACGCGCAACGCGCTGCCGATCGATTCGCCGACGCGCTGCACATACGGCTCCAGCATTTCGACCATTTGCGCTTCGGAGAGCGACTGGCCGGTCGTCGGATCGAGCATGAGATCGCTGCCGGGCGTCGCGACGCGCAACAGGAAATGCCCCGGAAACGACACGCCCTGCACCGGCAACCCAAGCTGCTCGGCCATTTCCAGATAGATGACGGCAAGCGAAATCGGGATGCCGCGCCGACGCCGCAGCACCGCGTTCAGATAGCTGTTGTCCGGGTCGTAATAGTCGTTCAGGTTGCTGGAGAAACCCAGCTCGCGGAAGAAATAGCGATTGAGCGCCTCGACGCGCTGTTTGACATCCGCGTCCTCGGGCATGCGGCGGCGCGCGCGCACGACCAGTTCGTCCAGTTCCGCGAGCACCGCCTGCATGTCGACGTCCGGATAGGCGTCCTGCGCGAGCGACAGCGCGGCCTCCGTGAGCGGCAGGCTCTCGTCGTCGGCCATCAGGGCCGAGAAATAGTCGAGGATACGCGTCGTCGTCATCAATGCGCTCGTCTCTTGAAGTAAGCGTATTTGAAGCCCATTGCGGAAAGCATACCGAAATACAGTCCCGCGAACACAACCAGGCTAGCTCCGAGCAGCATGATTCGTGCGAAGGGTGTCGCGCGCATGGCAATCCAGTCGAAATTGGCCGACACCCAGTGCATCACGCCGGCGAGCACGAGACACGCGCCGACCAGCTGCACGAAAAAGCGCGTCCAGCCCGGAGACGGCTGATAAATCCCGCGGCGGCGCAAGCCGATGAAAAGCAGCAGCGCGTTGGCGAGCGCGCCGAGGCCGATGGACAGCGTCAACCCCGCGTGCGAGAAAATCGGCACGAAGATGTAATTGCTCACCTGCGTCATGATCAGCACGCCGACGGCGATCTTCACCGGCGTCTTGATGTCCTGCTTCGCGTAGAAACCGGGCGCGAGAATCTTGATGAGGATCAGCCCGATAAGGCCGATGCCGTACGCCGACAGCGCGCGGCCCACCATCACAACCGAATGACCGTCGAACTTGCCGTAGTGAAAGAGCGTCGCGGTGAGCGGCTCGGCGAAGAAGAAAAGCGCGACCGCGCTGGGCGCGGCCAGCAGGAAGGTGATGCGCAAGCCCCAGTCGAGGAGCGCCGAGTATTCGTCGGCGTTGGCGTCGACGTGCGCTTTCGAGAGGCTCGGCAGAAGAATGGTGCCGAGCGCCGCGCCGAGCAGCGCGGTCGGGAATTCCATCAGGCGGTCGGCGTAGTTGATCCACGACACCGCGCCCTGCCCGATATTCGACGCGATATTCGTGTTGATGATGAGGCTCAGCTGCCCGACCGACACCGCGAACGTCGCGGGCACCATCTTCGCGACCACGCGCTTGACGCCCGGATGCGCGAGCGCCCGCCGGAAGTTCAGGCCGACAGCCGGCATCATGTCGATCTTCTTCAAGCCGGGCAGTTGCACGAGGAATTGCAGCAGGCCGCCCGCGATCACCGCGTAGGCGAGCGCGTACACCGGCACTTTCATGTGCGGCGCGACGAACACCGCCGCGAAGATGAACGCCACGTTCAGCAGAACCGGCGCAAACGCGGGCAGCGAGAACTGCTTGTACGTGTTCAGAACGCCCGAGGCGAGCGTCGTCATCGAAATGAAGATGATGTACGGGAACATGATCCGCGTCATCTCGACGGCGAGGCCGTACGCCGCGCCGTCGTGCTTCAGTCCCGACGCGACCGCGAACACGACCCAGCTCGCGCCCGCCATGCCGGCGAGCGACAGCACGACGAGACCCCACGTCAGCACGGTCGACATGGCATCGACGAGCGCCTTGGTCGGATCGTGGCCCTTGCTGTTCTTGAACTCGGCGAGGATCGGCACGAACGCCTGCGCGAACGCGCCTTCCGCGGAGAGGCGCCGCAGCAGGTTTGGAATGCGGAACGCGACGTAAAACGCGTCGGTGTAGAGACTGGCGCCGAAGGCTCGGGCGATCAGCGTTTCGCGGATCAGGCCGGTCACGCGCGACAGCAGCGTGAAGCCGCTGACCGTCAGGAGGGCTCGGAATAGATTCATGGGGCGCTTATTATACGGGCCGCAGATGACGCGCTCCCGTAACGCTGGCGCGCAACGGCGCGAGATTGACGGATTGCACCAAATTCGTGGCGGCGCGGGCGCGGCGTGCCGCCGACACCGTCGCGCTTGTCATATCTCGTCTTCACTTGCTATAATCGCGGGTTTCGACGGCCGGTTCTGGCGAAATTGCGCCCGAAACGGGAATCCGGCGGAAGTCTGACTTGAAGCGCCGGCGTGCTTTTCGCGACTTCCGGCTCTGTCGGCAGTGTTCCAAAGGCGTCCAGCTTGGGCGTCTCAGGTTTCCGGGCGAATGGCTTAACCGCTGAATCGCTAACCGGAATTTCAGATCAAAGGCAGCGCGCATCCATCACCGCTTCCGGCCCGCCGGGCCAGAAGGTGAAGCCCGCTCCGACAAGTAACAGCAGAAACAGGATAAGGAACCGTCATGGCAAATACCGCACAAGCTCGCAAGCGCGCCCGTCAGGCCGCCAAGGCCAACTCGCACAACTCGGCGCTGCGCTCGAAGTTCCGCACGGCCATCAAGGCAGTTCGCAAGGCTATCGAAGCCGGCGATCAGGCCAAGGCCGCCGAAGTGTTCAAGTCGTCGGTCAAGACGATGGACATCATCGCGGACAAGAAGATCATCCACAAGAACAAGGCCGCTCGTCACAAGAGCCGCCTGGCTGCAGCCATCAAGGGTCTGCAGGCTCCCGCAGCCCAGTAATTCCGGCTCGTTTTCGGCGGGCGCTCGCGGTTTTTAGCATCGCGCGCTCGTCGGAACGGCTTCCTGTTTCCGCTGCGCTGTAACGAAAAAGCCCGCTTGCGCGGGCTTTTTTGCGTCCTGCTGCCGACCGTGCGGCTTCTCGGTCTAGCGACGCTGCTGCGTCTGCGTGCCGTGATGCGGCGGCAGTTCGCACGCCTCGGTCACCACGAGGTCGTTGTCCCTCGCGAAATTCAGCACGAAGTCGAACGCCATCGGCTCGATGTCGCGCAGACGCGAATCGACGATCACGACCTTGATGTCGCCGATCATGGTCGGGCGCACGTAGATGGAATATTGCAGGCGCGCGTTCGGCCCTTTCGCTTTCGGCCCGAAGCCCGACATGACACCGCACAGGCGCTCCGACCAGTCGCTCGGCCGAAACTTCCTCCCGCTCTTGGTGATGCCTTGTATGAAGTACTCGGTAGGGGATGATTCAGCCATGTAGCAATACCTTTTGTCGGCCGGTGGCGGCACCGGCGAATGCACACGCTTGACGCGGCGCTCGCGCCGGCCGGCACGAGCGCCGGGCGGCGCTTTGAAGCGGCCGAAGAGGACCGCCCGCCACCGCGACTGGATGGCGGACTCGGCAGCACGAAGAGATCGCAAGCGCAAAAGAACGCCAAGCGGACTCTTGCGAGCCAACGCCGACCATGCGCGTGAAACGGTGCTGAGCGTTACTGAGTGTTGCAGAGTTGTTGAAACGAGCGCCGACAATTATACCGCAGCGCCCCTTTTTCCGCAGCGCACACAGGCTCGCGCGCCTGTCTATCGGCCTTTTCGCCGCCTCGTCAAACCTCGCAAAATCCTTTATGCTCGAACGCCAACCCACTCCCGATGGCGGCGCCGTCCGGTCGAGCGACGTCTTCCGGCAGTCGCGCACCCGGTTCGAAGCCGCTGCTTGCGTTTCATGACCGCCAAGAAAATTCGCCACTATCTTCAGTTCAAGGATTTTTCGCTCGACGATTACGAGTACGTGCTGGAACGCGCCCGCATTCTGAAGCGCAAGTTCAAGAACTACGAGACGTACCACCCGCTGCACGACCGCACGCTTGCGATGATCTTCGAGAAGAACTCCACGCGCACGCGCCTTTCGTTCGAAGCGGGCATCTTCCAGTTGGGCGGTCACGCGGTGTTCATGAGCACGCGCGACACGCAACTCGGGCGCGGCGAGCCGATCGAGGATGCGGCGCAGGTCATTTCGCGCATGGTGGACATCATCATGATCCGCACGTTCGGGCAGGACATCATCCAGCGATTCGCGGAGAACTCGCGCGTGCCGGTCATCAACGGGCTGACCAACGAATACCATCCGTGTCAGGTGCTCGCGGACATCTTCACGTATTACGAGCATCGCGGGCCGATTCACGGCAAGACCGTCGCGTGGGTCGGCGACGCCAACAACATGCTGTACACGTGGATCGAAGCCGCGCAGATTCTCGGCTTCAAGCTGCGTCTGTCCACGCCGGAAGGTTACAAGCTCGACCGCGCGCTGGTGGCGCCTGAAAGCGCGCCGTTCTACGAAGAATTCGCCGATCCGAACGAAGCCTGCGCGGGCGCGGATCTCGTCACCACGGACGTGTGGACGAGCATGGGTTTCGAAGCGGAGAACGAGGCGCGCAAGAAGGCGTTCGCGGACTATTGCGTCGATGCCGACATGATGGCGCGCGCCAACGCCGATGCCCTTTTCATGCACTGCCTGCCGGCGCATCGCGGCGAGGAAGTGAGCGCGGAAGTGATCGACGGGCCGCAGAGCGTCGTGTGGGACGAGGCGGAAAACCGCCTGCACGTGCAGAAGGCGCTGATGGAATATCTGCTGCTCGGCAAGCTGAACCACTGACGAGCTCTACTCACACGAAAACGCCGCCTGATGTTGTATCCGGCGGCGTTCGTTTTTTCAGACGACGACCGGCTCCATCTCCAGCTCGACGCCGAATCGCGCAAGCACATCGCTTCTAATCGCTTCCGCGAGCTGGAGCACTTGCGCGCCGGTCGCGCCGCCGCGATTCACGAGCACCAGCGCTTGCCGCTCGTGCACGGCCGCCCCGCCGATGCCGCGCCCCTTCCACCCGCACTGGTCGATCAGCCAGCCCGCCGCGAGCTTCACGCTGCCGTCCGGCTGCGCGTACGAAACGACACCCGGTTCGCGCGCGCGCAACGCGTCGAACGCTTCTGCGCTGACAACCGGATTCTTGAAGAAACTGCCCGCGTTGCCGAGCACGGTCCAGTCCGGCAGCTTTGCGCGACGCACGGCGATCACGGCGTCGAAGATGGCCCGCGCGTCACAGGACGACGCGCCTTCCAGCGCACGCGCGACGTCCGCGTAATCGGCGCGCGGCGTCCACGCTTTCGGCAGACGGAATACCACTGACGTGATCAGGAACCGCCCGCGCCCCGCGCGCTTGAAGAAGCTGTCGCGGTAGCCGAACGCGCATGCATCGCGGTCGAATTCGGCTCGCGCGCCCGTCGCTAGCTCTACCGCATGAAGCCGCTCGAAGCGCTCGCCCATTTCGAGCCCGTATGCGCCGATATTCTGGATCGGCGCGGCGCCCACGGTGCCGGGAATCAGCGCGAGGTTTTCGAGGCCCGGCATGCCCTGTGCAAGCGTCCATGCAACGAACGCGTGCCAGTTCTCGCCCGCGCCGGCTTCGACCAGATATGCGTCGTCGTCCTCGCCGATCACGCGCTTGTTCATGATGCCGACGACGAGCGCGACGCCCTCGAAATCGCGCGTCAACACGACGTTGCTGCCGCCGCCGAGGACGAGGCGCGGCATGTTGGCGATCCGCGCGTCGGCGGCGAGCGCAGCGGCGGCTTCGACGCTATCGATCTGCATCGCGTGACGCGCGCGAACATCGAAGCCGAACGTGTTGTGCGGACGCAGCGAGTAATCCGCGAGAAGCGCGGGCGCGGGAAAGAAGGCGTCGGACATGGGGAACCGCGTGGCGAATGCTGGATTGGAAGCGGCCTTGGGGAAAACCAAAGCGCGTCGGTAGAATGACGTCAGGTCCGTGATTATAGCGAGTGCGCGCGCCGCGCCCGCCCTCGCCCAACGAAGAAGGGGAAGACAGATGCCATCGTTTGACGTCGTCAGCGAAGCAAACATGATCGAAGTGAAGAACGCGATCGAGCAGTCCAATAAGGAAATCTCGACGCGCTTCGACTTCAAGGGTTCCGATTCACGCGTCGAGCAGAAAGAGCGCGAGTTGACGCTCTATGCCGACGACGACTTCAAGCTCGGCCAGGTGAAGGACGTGCTGCTGTCGAAGCTCGCGAAGCGCGGCGTCGACGTGCGCTTTCTGGACTACGGCAAGCAGGAAAAGATTGGCGGCGACAAGCTGAAGCAGGTCGTCACCATCAAGAAAGGCGTGTCGGGCGATCTGGCGAAGAAGGTCGTGAAGATCGTGAAGGACAGCAAGATCAAGGTGCAGGCGAGCATTCAGGGCGATGCGGTGCGCGTGCAAGGCGCAAAGCGCGACGATCTGCAGAGCACCATCGCGCTCTTGAAGAAAGAAGTGACGGATACGCCGCTCGACTTCAATAACTTCCGCGACTGATCTCGCAAGTCCATGCAAAAAGCCGTTCCGCGCAATGCCGGAACGGCTTTTTTGTTGCTTACTGCGCCGCCTTCTTCTTGTCCCCGATGCGGCTTTCCTTGCCCGCCAGCAGCTTCGCAATATTCGCGCGATGCCGCCAGATCAAGAGCGCGCTCATCGCGAGCACGGCAAGCGAGATGCGGCTCGGCCCGAACAAAAACACCTGAAACAACGGCGCGAACACGGCAGCGACGAGCGCCGCGAGCGACGAATAGCGGAAGAAGAACGCGATGATGAGCCACGTCAGCAGCGTTGCGAGCCCAAGCACCGGATGAATGGCGAGCAACACGCCCGCGGCCGTCGCAACGCCCTTGCCGCCCTGAAACTTGAAGAAGATCGGATACAGATGGCCGAGAAACACGGCGATGGCCGACAGCGCGATGCACGTTGCGAGCCCCGTTGCATCTAGACCGAAGCGCGCGCCGAAGTGCGCGACGAGCCATACCGGAAGCCAGCCTTTGAAGGCATCGCCGATCAGCGTGAGGATGGCCGCGCGCTTGTTGCCGGTGCGCAGCACGTTGGTCGCGCCGGGATTGCCCGAGCCGTAGGAGCGCGGGTCGTCGAGTCCCATCGCCGCGCTGACGACGACGGCAAACGAAACCGAGCCGATCAGATAGGACACGACGGCGACGATCAGTTCAATCATAGGTTCTCTTCTAGCGTGGCGAGTCTGGGCGAAAGCGCGGTCAGCATTCTAATCGACGCTCGCGCACTGGACGGGCTTGGCGCCGAGCAGTTCGGTCAGCACGGCGGGATTAAGGCTCACGAGATAGCCGCGCCGTCCGCCGTTCAGATAAATGGTGTCCAGATCCAGAATGCTCGATTCGACGTACACCGGCATCGCCTTCTTCGTGCCGAACGGCGACGTGCCGCCGACGAGATAGCCGGAGTGCCGGTTCGCCACCTCCGGCTTACACGGCTCGATGCGCTTCGCGCCCGTCTGCCGCGCGAGATTCTTCGTGGACACGGTGCGGTCGCCGTGCATCAGCACGATGAGCGGCTTCGCGTGCTCGTCTTCCATCACGAGCGTCTTGACCACGGAATGTTCGTCCACGCCGAGCTGCCGCGCCGATTCCTCGGTGCCGCCATGCTCGACGTAATCGTACGGATGCTCGCCGAACGCCACCTTGTGACGGCGCAGGAATTGCGTCGCAGGCGTTTCGGAGACGTGTTTGATTTTCGACATGGACGCATTGTAGCGGCGCGGGATGCCGCTCACCATCGGCCATTCGGCCTAGTGGTGCGACGGCTCGGCATGTCGTACGATCGTTCGACTCACGACAGGACCTTGCCATGATCCGCGACGCCGAAACTCAAACGCTCCTGGAAGACACCATTCGCCGCTTCGTGCGCGAGAAGCTCGTGCCGCGCGAAGCAGAAGTCGACGAAACCGACGCCATTCCCGCCGACCTGATCGACGCCATGCGCGAGATCGGCATGTTCGGCCTCACCATTCCGGAAGCATACGGCGGCCTCGGCCTCACGATGGAAGAGGAAGTGCGCATCGCGTTCGAGCTCGGGCAGACGTCGCCGGCCTTTCGCTCGGTGATTGGCACGAACAACGGCATCGGGTCGATCGGCATTCTGCTCGACGGCACCGAAGAACAGAAAGCGCACTATCTGCCGAAGCTCGCGGCGGGCGAACTGATCGGCTCGTTCTGCCTGACGGAGCCGGATTCGGGCTCGGACGCCGCGTCGCTCAAAACCACGGCCCGGCGCGATGGCGACGCGTACGTGCTCAACGGCACCAAGCGCTACATCACGAACGCGCCGGAAGCGGGCATCTACACCGTCATGGCCCGCACCAGCGACGCGAAGGGCGCGAGCGGCATTTCGGCGTTCATCGTCGAGCGCGATACGCCGGGTTTGTCGCTCGGCAAGCCGGATCGCAAGATGGGCCAGCGCGGCGCGCATACCAGCGACGTGATCTTCGACAACTGCCGCGTGAGCGCCAGTCAACTGATCGGCGGCGTGGAAGGCGTCGGCTTCAAGACGGCCATGAAAACGCTCGACAAGGGTCGCATTCACATTGCGGCGGTCGCGGTCGGCGCGGCGAAGCGCATGTTGCGCGATGCCCTCGCCTACGCGATGGAACGTCGCCAGTTCGGGCAGCCGATCGCGGAATTCCAACTCGTTCAGGGCATGCTTGCCGACAGCAAAGCCGAGTTGTACGCCGCCGAATGCATGGTGCTCGACGCCGCGCGCCGCCGCGACGAGGGCCGCGACGTGTCCGTCGAAGCGTCGTGCGCGAAGTACTTCGCCACTGAAATGTGCGGGCGCGTCGCGGACCGCGCCGTGCAAGTGCATGGCGGCGCGGGCTATATCGCGGAGTACGGCATCGAGCGGTTCTATCGCGACGTGCGGCTTTTCCGGCTCTATGAGGGAACGTCGCAGATACAGCAGGTCATCATCGCGCGCGGGCTCATGCGCGGCGCGGACATCTAGCCGCGCGGATGGTGCTCGCGGTGCAGCTTCTGCAGGCGTTCACGCGCGACGTGCGTATAGATCTGCGTCGTCGAAATATCGGAGTGGCCGAGCAGCAGTTGCACCACGCGCAGGTCCGCGCCGTGATTGAGCAAGTGCGTGGCGAACGCGTGGCGCAGCGTGTGCGGCGAGAGCGGCGCGTGCACGCCGCCGTTCAGCGCATGACGCTTGATGATGTTCCAGAACTGCTGGCGCGTCATGCCCTCGCCGCGCGCCGTGACGAAGAGCGCATCGGCGGCGCGCGGGCCGAGCAGCGCCGGGCGCGAGTCGCGCAGATAGCGCATCAGCCAGTCGTGCGCCGCTTCGCCGAACGGCACGAGGCGCTCCTTCGAGCCCTTGCCCATCACGCGCACCACACCTTCGTTCAGGCCGACTTCCACGGTCTTCAGCGTGACGAGTTCGGTCACGCGCAGACCGCTCGCGTACATCAATTCGAGCATGGTGCGGTCGCGCAGGCCGAGCGGCGTCTCGATATCGGGCGCGTGCAGAAGAGCTTCGACTTGCGATTCATTGAGCGTCGAAGGAAAGCGCGGCGGCTGCTTCGCCGAACGGAGCTTGAGCGTCGGATCGGCGCTCGCGCGATGTTCGCGCATCGCCCACGCGTAATAGCGGCGAAAGACCGACAGACGCCGGTTGGCGGAAGTCGCCTTGTCGCCGCGGCGCGCGGCCATGTAGCCGTTCATGTCGGCTTCGGTGGCCGCGTCGATGGACGCGCCGCGCGTCTTCGCGAGCCATTCGGCGAAGAGCCGCAAGTCGCGCCGGTACGCGTCGAGTGAATTCTTGGCGAGCCCGTGTTCGAGCCACAATGCATCGCAGAACAGGTCGATGGCGTCGCTGCTCGCGATCAGTTCGGGCGTTTGCGGTTCTTCAATGATTGGGCTCGTCATCCGATGGATACACCTTCATGCGCCAGCAGCCAGCGCTTCACGTCACGGAAGAAGCCATCGCCCGGATGATGCGCGAATCCGCCGATTCCGCCCGCCGCGACGACCCGGTGGCACGGTATCACGATCGGCAGCGGATTGGAGCCGCACGCCTGCCCGACCGCGCGCGGCACGCTGCCGATCTCACGCGCGAGTTGTCCGTAAGTCCACACTTGCCCCGCCCCGATCCCGCTGATGCCGCGCCACACACGCTGTTGAAACGCGGTGCCGCCGAGAGCGAGCGGCAGATCGAAGCGCATCGACGGCGTCTCGAAGTAGCGGCGAATCTGACAGGCGGCTTTCTGCACGAGCGGCGCGTGCGCCTCGATGCTCTCGACATGCGCCGGCAGATAGACGATCTCGCGCACGGCGTGATCGTCCGCGCGTATGCCGACTTTGCCGAACGGCGCGTCGATGACGGCATCGAACCGGCGCGCCGGCGGTGCCGTCGAGTCCACCGTGATAAAGCCGCCTTCAGACAGCATGCTCTTCATGCGTCTCTCCTTGCTTCAGCGCCCAGCCGACATGCTCGCGCACGATCCCGGAACAATCGTCCGCGCGCGCTCGCAATGCTTCGATGATCGCCGCGCGTTCCTCGCCCTGCAACGGCGAGCGCAACGCATTGCCCATGCCGACGGCGATATTGCGCAGCCACCGCTCGTAGCCGATGCGGCGAATCGCGCTGCCTTGCATGCGCGTGTCGAACTCGTCGGCGGTCCACGAGAACAGTTCCACGAGCGTCGCGCGATCCAGCCCATGACGCACGTCGAAATCGGCGACCGGCGCGGCCTGCGCGAACTTGTTCCACGGACACGCAAGCTGGCAGTCGTCGCAACCGTAGACGCGATTGCCGATCAGCGGGCGCATGTCCTCGGGAATGCTGCCATGCAATTCGATGGTCAGATACGAGATGCAGCGCCGCGCATCCACGCGATACGGCGCGACGATCGCGCCCGTCGGACACGCGCCGACGCAGCGCGTGCACTGGCCGCAATGCGCGCCGTCGTGCTCGGGTTCGGGGTCGACAGGCAACGGCACGTCGACGTAAATCTCGCCCAGAAAGAAGAGCGATCCGGCATCGCGGTCGAGCAGCAGCGTGTGCTTGCCGCGCCAGCCGTTGCCCGCCTTCTGCGCGAGCGCCACTTCGAGCACCGGCGCGGAGTCCGTGAACGCGCGATGCCCGAACTGCCCGATCTCGCTCTCTATACGCTCGGCGAGTTGCTGCAAGCGGTGACGCATGACCTTGTGATAGTCGCGGCCACGCGCATAGATGGACACCACGGCCTGCGAGGGATCGCCGAGCCGCTTCCATTCGACCGCGCGCCAGTCGTTCTTCTGACCATCGGCTGTCGCGACACTTTCATCGCCCGTTTGCGCGAGCGTCGCAGCGGGAAGGTAGGCCATGCGCGCAGTGATGACCCGTCGCGTGCCGGCCACAAGCTCGGCCGGCCTTGCGCGTTTCATCCCATGTTTGGCCATATAATCCATTTCGCCGTGATAGCCTGCTTCGAGCCAATTGGCGAGGCCTTCCTCGGCATCCGTCAGGTCGATATCGCTGATACCGACCGCACCGAATCCCAGCTCGCGCCCCCACGCCCTGATGCGCTGCGCGAGCTCCGCCAGCGCGGCCTCGTCGTTCTCTAACGGATGCAAGGCGCGCGACTCGACGGCGGCGGCGCTCGTCGCTGTCGTGATTTCAGTGACTTCAGTGGAGTGGTCCGGCAAACGGTTCATCACTCTATTTTACGAGCAATGCCCGAGAACCCCGCACCATCGACGCCCGATCTGCCCGCCGCGCTCATCGAACGCCGCTTCGAGTTGCGCGACGAAGCCGCGACGCTCGCATTCGGCGAACGGTTCGCGCAGGCCATCGGATACACGCGCGCTCAGACCTCGTCCGAACCATTCCACGGCTTGCAGGTCCAGTTGATCGGTGATCTCGGCGCGGGCAAAACGACGCTCGTGCGCGCGACGCTGCGCGCGCTCGGTCATGCGGGCCGCGTGAAGAGCCCGACCTACACGCTCGTCGAGCCGTATTCGCTCGATGCGCCCGGCGGCCCGCTCGACGTCTATCACTTCGATCTGTACCGCTTCGCCGATCCGGCCGAATGGGCCGATGCCGGCTTTCGCGAGTATTTCGACCGGGGCGCGG
Proteins encoded:
- the adk gene encoding adenylate kinase, which produces MRLILLGAPGAGKGTQANFIKEKFGIPQISTGDMLRAAVKAGSPLGVEAKRYMDAGELVPDLLIINLVKERLRESDCANGYLFDGFPRTIPQAEAMKSAGVVIDYVLEIDVPFNEIITRMSGRRVHAPSGRTYHVTFNPPKNDMVDDVTGEPLIQREDDKEGTVRKRLDVYDAQTKPLIAYYNDWAKSGATEDGLKAPQYRRISGSGSVDEIRDRVFAALK
- a CDS encoding 3-hydroxyacyl-CoA dehydrogenase, which codes for MEMKDNVVLITGGASGLGAATARVVAGNGGKPVIADMNEAAGEALARELSGVFVKCDVSREDDGQRAVDAATKLGTLRGLVNCAGIAPASKTVGRDGPHPLDLFSKVVAVNLIGTFNMIRLAANAMSKNEPNGGGERGVIVNTASVAAFDGQIGQAAYAASKSGVVGMTLPVARDLARSGIRVMTIAPGIFETPMLLGMPPDVQTALGAMVPFPSRFGKPDEFAMLVKQIFDNPMLNGEVIRLDGAIRMQPK
- a CDS encoding SirB1 family protein yields the protein MTTTRILDYFSALMADDESLPLTEAALSLAQDAYPDVDMQAVLAELDELVVRARRRMPEDADVKQRVEALNRYFFRELGFSSNLNDYYDPDNSYLNAVLRRRRGIPISLAVIYLEMAEQLGLPVQGVSFPGHFLLRVATPGSDLMLDPTTGQSLSEAQMVEMLEPYVQRVGESIGSALRVLLQPATRREIVARMLRNLKSIYLQTERWQRLLAVQQRLVIALPDSIEEVRDRGFAYARLDYLRPALEDLERYLEDRPDAVDATVVESELHDLRLRTQENGD
- the murJ gene encoding murein biosynthesis integral membrane protein MurJ, coding for MNLFRALLTVSGFTLLSRVTGLIRETLIARAFGASLYTDAFYVAFRIPNLLRRLSAEGAFAQAFVPILAEFKNSKGHDPTKALVDAMSTVLTWGLVVLSLAGMAGASWVVFAVASGLKHDGAAYGLAVEMTRIMFPYIIFISMTTLASGVLNTYKQFSLPAFAPVLLNVAFIFAAVFVAPHMKVPVYALAYAVIAGGLLQFLVQLPGLKKIDMMPAVGLNFRRALAHPGVKRVVAKMVPATFAVSVGQLSLIINTNIASNIGQGAVSWINYADRLMEFPTALLGAALGTILLPSLSKAHVDANADEYSALLDWGLRITFLLAAPSAVALFFFAEPLTATLFHYGKFDGHSVVMVGRALSAYGIGLIGLILIKILAPGFYAKQDIKTPVKIAVGVLIMTQVSNYIFVPIFSHAGLTLSIGLGALANALLLFIGLRRRGIYQPSPGWTRFFVQLVGACLVLAGVMHWVSANFDWIAMRATPFARIMLLGASLVVFAGLYFGMLSAMGFKYAYFKRRAH
- the rpsT gene encoding 30S ribosomal protein S20; this encodes MANTAQARKRARQAAKANSHNSALRSKFRTAIKAVRKAIEAGDQAKAAEVFKSSVKTMDIIADKKIIHKNKAARHKSRLAAAIKGLQAPAAQ
- a CDS encoding DUF3579 domain-containing protein, which produces MAESSPTEYFIQGITKSGRKFRPSDWSERLCGVMSGFGPKAKGPNARLQYSIYVRPTMIGDIKVVIVDSRLRDIEPMAFDFVLNFARDNDLVVTEACELPPHHGTQTQQRR
- the argF gene encoding ornithine carbamoyltransferase, which translates into the protein MTAKKIRHYLQFKDFSLDDYEYVLERARILKRKFKNYETYHPLHDRTLAMIFEKNSTRTRLSFEAGIFQLGGHAVFMSTRDTQLGRGEPIEDAAQVISRMVDIIMIRTFGQDIIQRFAENSRVPVINGLTNEYHPCQVLADIFTYYEHRGPIHGKTVAWVGDANNMLYTWIEAAQILGFKLRLSTPEGYKLDRALVAPESAPFYEEFADPNEACAGADLVTTDVWTSMGFEAENEARKKAFADYCVDADMMARANADALFMHCLPAHRGEEVSAEVIDGPQSVVWDEAENRLHVQKALMEYLLLGKLNH